From Aspergillus chevalieri M1 DNA, chromosome 4, nearly complete sequence, a single genomic window includes:
- the CPA2 gene encoding carbamoyl-phosphate synthase (glutamine-hydrolyzing) CPA2 (COG:F;~EggNog:ENOG410PH1U;~InterPro:IPR011607,IPR036914,IPR036897,IPR011761, IPR016185,IPR005479,IPR005483,IPR013815,IPR005480, IPR006275;~PFAM:PF02786,PF02222,PF07478,PF02787;~go_function: GO:0005524 - ATP binding [Evidence IEA];~go_function: GO:0046872 - metal ion binding [Evidence IEA];~go_process: GO:0006807 - nitrogen compound metabolic process [Evidence IEA]), with protein sequence MVLAARCGQASSALLRQRCFAETRPSARALRAFTSQTPTVRSTASTLRSQQKTASSLRSQQLRNFSSTLRRLASETSNPPSATSYLNSGAVKPGSNLVDVKKVLVIGSGGISIGQAGEFDYSGSQALKALKEAGIQSVLINPNIATIQTDHKLADEVYYLPVTPEYVTHVIEREQPDGIMLAFGGQTALNLGVQMNRMGTFDRYGVKVLGTSIQTLETSEDRDLFAQALKEIDIPIAESIAVGTVDEALEAAESVGYPIIVRSAYALGGLGSGFANNPQELKDLASRSLTLAPQILVEKSLKGWKEVEYEVVRDASNNCITVCNMENFDPLGIHTGDSIVVAPSQTLSDEEYHMLRTAAIKIIRHLGVVGECNVQYALQPDGLDYRVIEVNARLSRSSALASKATGYPLAYTAAKIGLGHTLPELPNAVTKTTTANFEPSLDYIVTKIPRWDLSKFQHVNRDIGSAMKSVGEVMAIGRTFEESFQKAIRQVDPRYLGFQGDTFENLDEVLKNPTDRRWLAVGQAMLHENYSVDKVHELTKIDKWFLYKLQNIVDCQNELKEIGSLFGIQEEMMLRTKKLGFSDKQIALLVGSTEDEVRARRTGFGIRPWVKRIDTLAAEFPADTNYLYTTYNATSHDVSFDDHGTLILGSGVYRIGSSVEFDWCAVNATLSLREMGKKTVMINYNPETYSTDFDTADRLYFEELSYERVMDIYELESASGVVVSVGGQLPQNIALRLQETGGAHVLGTNPQDIDRAEDRHKFSQTLDSIGVDQPAWKELTSVADAEQFAESVGYPVLVRPSYVLSGAAMNVIYNAGELKEKLLNASAVSPDHPVVITKFIEGAQEIDVDAVASGGKLLVHAVSEHVEPAGVHSGDATLVLPPTALEESVMDRVKVIAQKVAEAWNITGPFNMQIIKADQEGAEPQLKVIECNLRASRSFPFVSKVLGTNFIDVATKALVGRDIPEPVDLMKTKRDYLATKVPQFSWTRLAGADPFLGVEMSSTGEMACFGKDLVDAYWASMQSMMNFRMPEPGEGLLFGGDINSPILSQIVDLVNPLGYKLYAASPEVKNHLESATKGDVSVQVIEFPKNDKRALREVFEKYEIRGAFNLAKTRGKTQLDEDYVMRRNAVDFGVPLFMEPKTALLFATAMNAKLPRAEGIPSEVRSWSEFVGTKVL encoded by the exons ATGGTTCTCGCTGCTCGTTGTGGGCAGGCTTCGTCCGCCCTCCTGCGTCAGCGATGTTTTGCTGAAACCCGTCCCTCCGCTCGCGCATTGCGCGCCTTCACCTCTCAGACCCCTACGGTTCGTTCGACGGCATCGACTTTGCGTTCGCAACAGAAGACCGCTTCATCATTGCGGTCCCAGCAGCTGAGGAACTTCTCGAGTACCCTCCGCCGGTTGGCCTCGGAGACCTCTAACCCTCCCTCTGCCACCTCTTACCTCAATAGCGGGGCTGTGAAACCTGGTAGCAACTTGGTTGATGTCAAGAAGGTCTTGGTTATTGGTAGTGGCGGTATCAGCATTGGACAGGCCGGAGAATTCGACTATTCCG GTTCTCAGGCCCTGAAGGCTCTCAAGGAAGCCGGCATCCAGTCCGTCCTTATCAACCCCAACATTGCTACCATTCAGACCGACCACAAGCTCGCAGACGAAGTCTACTACCTCCCAGTCACACCGGAATATGTCACCCACGTCATTGAGAGAGAACAGCCTGATGGTATCATGCTTGCCTTCGGTGGTCAGACTGCTTTGAACTTGGGTGTCCAGATGAACCGCATGGGTACCTTTGACCGCTATGGTGTCAAGGTTCTGGGAACCAGCATCCAGACCCTCGAGACTAGTGAAGACCGTGACCTTTTCGCCCAGGCCCTGAAGGAGATTGACATCCCCATTGCTGAGTCCATCGCTGTTGGCACCGTCGACGAGGCTTTGGAGGCTGCTGAGTCCGTTGGATACCCCATCATTGTCCGTTCGGCCTATGCCTTGGGTGGCCTGGGTTCCGGTTTCGCCAACAACCCGCAAGAACTAAAGGACTTGGCTTCCCGCTCCTTGACCCTTGCCCCGCAGATTCTGGTTGAGAAGTCGCTCAAGGGCTGGAAGGAGGTTGAGTATGAGGTTGTCCGGGATGCGTCCAACAACTGCATTACTGTCTGCAACATGGAGAACTTCGACCCTCTTGGTATTCACACCGGTGACAGTATCGTTGTCGCCCCCAGTCAGACCCTCTCGGATGAGGAGTACCACATGCTCCGTACTGCCGCCATCAAGATCATCCGTCACTTGGGTGTCGTTGGTGAATGTAACGTCCAGTATGCTCTGCAGCCCGATGGACTTGACTACCGTGTCATTGAGGTCAACGCCCGTCTGTCTCGTTCGTCTGCTCTGGCCTCCAAGGCTACCGGTTACCCTCTGGCCTACACTGCTGCCAAGATCGGTTTGGGTCATACCCTCCCTGAGCTCCCCAACGCTGTTACCAagaccaccaccgccaactTCGAACCTAGTTTGGACTATATCGTCACCAAGATCCCCCGTTGGGACTTGAGCAAATTCCAGCACGTCAACCGTGACATCGGAAGTGCCATGAAGTCTGTCGGTGAAGTCATGGCCATTGGCCGTACCTTCGAGGAGTCCTTCCAGAAGGCTATCCGCCAGGTCGACCCCAGATACCTTGGCTTCCAGGGCGACACGTTCGAGAACTTGGATGAGGTCCTCAAGAACCCCACTGATCGCCGCTGGTTGGCCGTTGGTCAGGCCATGCTCCACGAGAACTACTCGGTTGACAAGGTCCACGAGCTGACCAAGATCGACAAGTGGTTCTTGTACAAGCTCCAGAACATTGTGGACTGCCAGAACGAGCTCAAGGAGATCGGTAGCCTCTTTGGCATCCAGGAGGAGATGATGCTCCGCACCAAGAAGCTTGGTTTCTCTGACAAGCAGATCGCTCTCCTTGTCGGATCTACCGAGGACGAGGTCCGTGCCCGCAGGACGGGTTTCGGTATCAGACCCTGGGTGAAGCGTATCGATACCCTGGCTGCTGAGTTCCCCGCTGACACCAACTACCTTTACACCACCTACAACGCCACCTCTCACGATGTCTCCTTCGATGACCACGGCACTCTTATCCTAGGAAGCGGTGTCTACCGTATTGGAAGCTCCGTTGAATTCGACTGGTGTGCTGTCAACGCAACCCTCTCCCTCCGTGAGATGGGCAAGAAGACCGTTATGATCAACTACAACCCTGAGACCTACTCCACTGACTTCGACACTGCTGACAGACTCTACTTCGAGGAACTCAGCTACGAGCGTGTCATGGATATCTACGAGCTCGAGAGTGCCAGCGGTGTTGTTGTCTCCGTAGGTGGTCAGCTGCCTCAGAACATTGCCCTCCGTCTGCAGGAGACTGGTGGCGCTCACGTCCTCGGTACCAACCCTCAGGACATTGACCGTGCCGAAGACCGTCACAAGTTCTCTCAGACCCTGGACAGCATTGGTGTCGACCAGCCTGCCTGGAAGGAACTCACCTCCGTCGCTGATGCCGAGCAGTTCGCCGAGTCTGTGGGATACCCCGTCCTGGTCCGCCCCAGTTACGTCCTGTCTGGTGCTGCCATGAACGTCATCTACAACGCTGGTGAGCTCAAGGAGAAGCTCCTGAACGCCAGTGCCGTCTCCCCCGACCATCCTGTTGTTATCACCAAGTTCATTGAGGGTGCCCAGGAGATCGACGTCGACGCTGTTGCTTCGGGCGGTAAGCTTTTGGTGCACGCTGTCAGTGAGCATGTTGAGCCCGCTGGTGTCCACTCTGGTGATGCCACTCTCGTCCTTCCCCCCACTGCCCTTGAGGAGTCGGTCATGGACCGCGTCAAGGTGATCGCTCAGAAGGTCGCCGAGGCCTGGAACATCACTGGTCCCTTCAACATGCAGATCATCAAGGCCGACCAGGAGGGTGCAGAGCCCCAGTTGAAGGTCATCGAGTGCAACCTTCGTGCTTCTCGTTCGTTCCCCTTCGTCAGCAAGGTCCTGGGTACCAACTTCATTGACGTTGCTACCAAGGCCCTGGTTGGCCGCGACATCCCTGAGCCCGTCGACCTCATGAAGACCAAGCGTGACTACCTCGCCACCAAGGTTCCCCAGTTCAGTTGGACCCGTCTGGCCGGTGCTGACCCCTTCCTCGGTGTCGAGATGTCCAGCACTGGTGAGATGGCTTGCTTCGGTAAGGACCTGGTTGACGCCTACTGGGCCTCGATGCAGTCCATGATGAACTTCCGCATGCCTGAGCCTGGTGAGGGTCTCCTTTTCGGTGGTGACATCAACAGCCCCATCCTTTCCCAGATCGTGGACCTTGTCAACCCTCTCGGCTACAAGCTCTACGCCGCCAGCCCCGAGGTTAAGAACCACCTCGAATCTGCCACCAAGGGCGACGTCTCCGTCCAAGTGATCGAATTCCCCAAGAACGACAAGCGTGCTCTCCGTGAAGTCTTTGAGAAGTACGAGATCCGTGGTGCCTTCAACCTTGCCAAGACCCGTGGTAAGACTCAGCTCGACGAAGACTATGTCATGAGACGGAATGCCGTCGACTTCGGTGTCCCTCTCTTCATGGAACCCAAG ACTGCCCTCCTCTTCGCCACCGCCATGAACGCCAAGCTGCCCCGTGCTGAGGGTATTCCCTCTGAGGTCCGCAGCTGGTCCGAATTCGTCGGCACCAAGGTCCTGTAA
- a CDS encoding uncharacterized protein (COG:S;~EggNog:ENOG410PU25;~InterPro:IPR013256;~PFAM:PF08243), protein MSFLDSVLTSIETGKPSAIPPATSRRPEPPVSSSTAKSEVRKPSTPSRDVSSEKKVAAAGTKRKAEEQLQRPSKPDNRAPGKSVPTRPAPTRPATTSTASKPRPNPAPNAAKSASSSNTSSAPKAAPVSSKPPPPGSYADLMMKAKALQQNAPTQVGMFKHQNKTAPKERLSKMERKKRAMEAQAKEKDPRLAKKGGATAGTLAGAKPGDGKPARKRDPDEPTYKGTARPTQTPATTEYRGTAGLPAKRDPAERRQSRAGKRSRMDEYLGTDEEDEGEYADDYDDYYSDASSDMEAGFDNVESEEQAALKAARREDEEEWQAELAAKKEKMERKKKLASLASRAR, encoded by the exons ATGAGC TTCCTTGATTCTGTGCTTACGTCCATCGAGACGGGCAAACCGTCTGCGATCCCACCGGCAACATCTCGCCGCCCGGAACCTCCTGTCTCATCCTCCACAGCCAAGTCTGAAGTCCGCAAACCTAGCACACCATCCCGTGATGTTTCTTCCGAGAAAAAGGTCGCCGCAGCAGGGACGAAGCGCAAAGCCGAAGAGCAGCTGCAGCGTCCATCGAAACCGGATAATCGGGCACCTGGTAAATCAGTGCCTACGAGACCTGCACCTACAAGGCCTGCCACTACATCTACGGCATCGAAGCCTCGTCCGAATCCGGCTCCAAATGCGGCAAAGTCTGCGTCAAGCAGCAATACCTCTTCAGCCCCGAAAGCCGCGCCTGTTTCGTCCAaacctcctcctccaggCTCTTACGCCGATCTCATGATGAAGGCGAAGGCTCTTCAGCAAAATGCGCCGACACAAGTAGGAATGTTCAAACACCAGAACAAAACGGCCCCCAAAGAAAGGCTCAGCAAAATGGAACGCAAGAAACGGGCGATGGAAGCACAAGCGAAGGAGAAAGATCCACGATTGGCAAAAAAAGGCGGTGCCACCGCTGGAACTCTGGCGGGTGCCAAACCTGGCGATGGGAAACCGGCGAGGAAACGAGATCCTGATGAGCCCACCTACAAAGGCACTGCCAGACCAACGCAGACGCCGGCGACAACTGAATACCGAGGAACAGCTGGTCTACCGGCCAAGCGTGATCCCGCTGAAAGACGGCAATCCAGAGCCGGCAAACGATCACGGATGGACGAATATCTTGGTAcagatgaggaagacgaagGTGAATATGCGGACGACTATGACGACTACTACTCGGATGCATCATCGGATATGGAAGCTGGCTTCGATAATGTGGAATCGGAAGAGCAAGCTGCTCTCAAGGCCGCCAGAcgagaggacgaggaagaatgGCAGGCCGAACTCGCAgccaagaaagagaaaatgGAGCGGAAGAAGAAACTCGCTTCGTTGGCCTCAAGGGCTAGATGA
- the RPS15 gene encoding 40S ribosomal protein uS19 (BUSCO:EOG092658SK;~COG:J;~EggNog:ENOG410PIWK;~InterPro:IPR002222,IPR005713,IPR020934,IPR023575;~PFAM:PF00203;~go_component: GO:0005840 - ribosome [Evidence IEA];~go_component: GO:0015935 - small ribosomal subunit [Evidence IEA];~go_function: GO:0003723 - RNA binding [Evidence IEA];~go_function: GO:0003735 - structural constituent of ribosome [Evidence IEA];~go_process: GO:0006412 - translation [Evidence IEA]): MADTEYNAEEAAELKKRRQFRKFTYRGIDLDQLLDLSSEQLRDVVHARARRRFNRGLKRKPMGLIKKLRKAKQEARPNEKPDLVKTHLRDMIIVPEMIGSVIGIYSGKEFNQIEVKPEMVGHYLAEFSISYKPVKHGRPGIGATHSSRFIPLK, encoded by the exons ATGGCTGACACTGAATAC AACGCCGAGGAAGCTGCCG AGCTCAAGAAGAGAAGACAATTCCGGAAGTTTACCTACCGTGGTATTGACCTCGACCA GCTCCTCGACCTTTCGTCGGAACAGCTCCGTGATGTCGTCCACGCCCGTGCCCGCAGAAGGTTCAACCGCGGTCTGAAGCGCAAGCCCATGGGTCTTATCAAGAAGCTGCGCAAGGCGAAGCAGGAGGCCCGCCCCAACGAGAAGCCCGACCTCGTCAAGACCCACCTCCGTGACATGATCATTGTCCCCGAGATGATCGGCTCCGTCATCGGTATCTACTCCGGTAAGGAGTTCAACCAGATCGAAGTTAAGCCCGAAATGGTTGGCCACTACCTTGCCGAGTTCTCCATCTCATA CAAGCCCGTCAAGCACGGTCGTCCCGGTATTGGTGCCACCCACTCTTCCCGTTTCATTCCCCTCAAGTAA
- a CDS encoding ATP-dependent (S)-NAD(P)H-hydrate dehydratase (BUSCO:EOG09263Y3L;~COG:G;~EggNog:ENOG410PGC8;~InterPro:IPR029056,IPR017953,IPR000631;~PFAM:PF01256;~go_function: GO:0052855 - ADP-dependent NAD(P)H-hydrate dehydratase activity [Evidence IEA]), translating to MEPVHVSTSSKALFNKVRRIVPPLLERFHKGQQGRVAVIGGSLDYTGAPYFSSMASAKLGCDMSHVICERSAASVIKSYSPSLMVHPLLPSSESVSDPNSIDAPKLAGPIISMLSRLHALVIGPGLGRDGVTLKVVREVIKEAQSQSIPFVLDADGLLLVTEDPELIKGYKECILTPNVNEFGRLAKALKIEVQSQAQIKGDGGDKTSKESEACEQLSNALGGVTIIQKGPHDIVSNGVTTLVSDVVGGLKRSGGQGDTLTGSLGTLLAWRAAYHNKLWDSGEKENEKQAESRQDVKAELEAEDKRMSPTTTLLLAAWAGSSLTRECSRRAFKAKGRSMQAGDLTDEVYPSFLELIGEPDTPEKSSL from the exons ATGGAGCCGGTCCATGTGTCTACCTCATCAAAGGCGCTCTTCAATAAGGTGCGCCGGATCGTACCTCCTCTGCTGGAGAGATTCCACAAAG GACAACAAGGACGGGTTGCTGTCATTGGAGGCAGCCTCGA CTACACAGGAGCTCCATATTTCTCATCGATGGCATCTGCGAAGTTAG GTTGTGACATG AGCCATGTAATCTGTGAAAGGTCTGCCGCATCG GTCATCAAATCCTACTCTCCAAGTCTGATGGTACACCCACTGCTTCCAAGCAGCGAGTCCGTCTCAGACCCCAACTCAATCGATGCCCCAAAGCTCGCCGGTCCCATAATCTCTATGCTCTCCCGACTTCACGCACTTGTGATTGGTCCAGGTCTTGGTCGCGACGGTGTTACGCTCAAGGTTGTCAGGGAGGTGATCAAAGAGGCACAATCACAATCGATCCCGTTCGTCCTAGATGCAGATGGTCTTCTACTGGTCACGGAAGACCCGGAACTCATCAAGGGGTACAAGGAGTGCATTCTCACACCCAACGTCAACGAATTCGGCCGTCTCGCGAAGGCACTGAAGATCGAGGTCCAGAGCCAAGCACAGATTAAGGGAGACGGTGGTGACAAGACGAGCAAGGAATCGGAAGCTTGTGAGCAGCTGTCGAATGCACTTGGAGGTGTGACGATTATCCAGAAGGGACCGCACGACATCGTCTCAAATGGCGTTACCACCCTCGTCTCCGACGTCGTTGGAGGATTGAAGCGAAGTGGAGGGCAAGGAGACACACTTACTGGATCGCTCGGTACACTGCTGGCCTGGAGAGCAGCTTACCATAACAAGTTGTGGGATTCGGGAGAGAAGGAGAACGAGAAGCAAGCTGAGAGCAGACAGGATGTTAAGGCTGAGCTTGAGGCGGAGGACAAGAGAATGTCGCCAACGACGACATTACTTCTTGCCGCTTGGGCTGGCAGTAGTCTGACCCGAGAGTGCTCGAGGAGAGCATTCAAGGCTAAGGGAAGGAGCATGCAGGCTGGTGATCTTACGGATGAGGTCTATCCAAGCTTTTTGGAGCTGATTGGTGAGCCTGATACGCCTGAGAAGTCTAGTCTGTAG
- the aspf8 gene encoding ribosomal P2 domain-containing protein (COG:J;~EggNog:ENOG410PRUB;~InterPro:IPR044076,IPR038716,IPR027534;~PFAM:PF00428;~go_component: GO:0005840 - ribosome [Evidence IEA];~go_component: GO:0022625 - cytosolic large ribosomal subunit [Evidence IEA];~go_function: GO:0003735 - structural constituent of ribosome [Evidence IEA];~go_process: GO:0002182 - cytoplasmic translational elongation [Evidence IEA];~go_process: GO:0006414 - translational elongation [Evidence IEA]) → MRHSVSLSGPPKDTSHTRHELDVSVSAQLAVKSIDSRVHKSNRSLFKMKHLAAYLLLALAGNETPSADDVKGVLSSVGIDADEERLQKLISELEGKDINELIAQGTEKLASVPSGGAAAAAAPAAGGAAEAAPAEEKKEEAAEESDEDMGLGLFD, encoded by the exons ATGCGCCACAGCGTCTCGCTTAGCGGCCCGCCGAAAGACACTAGCCACACCCGCCA CGAACTCGACGTTTCAGTCTCCGCCCAACTTGCGGTTAAATCGATTGATTCTCGTGTTCATAAATCTAACAG AAGTCTATTCAAAATGAAGCACCTCGCAGCTTacctcctcctcgcccttGCCGGCAACGAGACCCCCTCTGCCGACGATGTCAAGGGTGTCCTCTCCTCCGTCGGTATCGACGCCGATGAGGAGCGTCTCCAGAAGCTCATTTCTGAGCTCGAGGGCAAGGACATCAACGAG CTGATCGCTCAGGGTACTGAGAAGCTCGCTTCCGTTCCCTCTGGCggtgccgccgccgccgccgcccccGCCGCCGGTGGTGCTGCTGAGGCCGCTCCCgctgaggagaagaaggaggaggccgCTGAGGAGTCTGATGAGGACATGGGCTTGGGTCTCTTCGACTAA
- a CDS encoding S-adenosylmethionine-dependent methyltransferase (COG:B;~EggNog:ENOG410PP8F;~InterPro:IPR001214,IPR002893;~PFAM:PF01753,PF00856;~go_function: GO:0005515 - protein binding [Evidence IEA]): MSAGSPLPSVHTRTAPGPAPNGLGTGLFASEDIRTGEDVLKISTPFVAVLDTLRLSDTCSGCFGKRQLNAGADLDLRACTGCQVVKYCDRSCQAKDWKFSHSHECRIFKELSPRVLPNNARAMLRMILRSAKKKYNTQEIDLFVQLETHIRDIRERNMAQWDRISLSAKAVKMYSGIDMKEEIISAFGAKLDLNAFNLTNPLYDRIGLYLHPYAALINHSCDYNSTVGFDGDELFVKAVRPIKKDEQIFISYIDATSPYDVRHKELSERYYFNCQCSKCFRGTDTPEDKFVTTTHGSAALASAETKAQTFMESASAPDCEPTDAIRKLESAMHVLDQTSAWSISRQPYISIRDELIASLLSSGRFKTAFVQAAIRYIRIDSKVYPYSSHPIRQVHAWALAKLAIHLSQGINTNSDDDVALERFELNFSLIIWSLLNGLVNTESESCTMPSFKRMVRLAFYEVHKEFAANGLDPSNMGDEIKREWEKIEGVVSATLEKK; the protein is encoded by the exons ATGTCCGCTGGATCTCCCCTTCCTTCAGTCCATACAAGAACAGCACCCGGCCCTGCACCCAATGGCCTGGGGACAGGTCTTTTCGCATCAGAAGACATCCGTACCGGAGAAGACGTCCTAAAGATTAGCACCCCCTTTGTTGCGGTGCTTGATACGCTTCGATTGAGCGATACGTGCTCTGGGTGTTTTGGAAAGAGGCAGTTGAATGCAGGTGCAGATCTGGATTTGAGGGCGTGTACTGGGTGTCAAGTGGTGAAGTATTGTGATAGG TCATGTCAAGCCAAAGACTGGAAGTTTTCTCATTCTCATGAATGCCGGATCTTCAAAGAACTCTCTCCTCGGGTTCTCCCTAACAACGCCAGGGCAATGCTCCGGATGATACTGCGCAGCGCGAAGAAGAAATATAACACTCAAGAAATTGATCTCTTCGTCCAGCTGGAGACGCATATCCGGGATATTAGAGAGCGGAATATGGCGCAGTGGGACCGGATTTCGTTGTCTGCGAAGGCTGTGAAGATGTATTCTGGGATTGATATGAAAGAAGAGATAATTTCGGCTTTTGGTGCGAAG CTGGATCTTAATGCATTCAACCTCACAAATCCGTTGTATGACCGGATTGGGTTGTACTTGCACCCATACGCGGCCCTTATTAACCATAGCTGTGATTATAACTCGACTGTTGGATTCGACGGGGATGAACTCTTCGTCAAAGCTGTCAGGCCGATCAAGAAGGACGAGCAGATCTTCATCTCGTATATTGACGCTACTAGTCCGTACGACGTTCGTCACAAGGAGCTCTCAGAGCGATACTACTTTAACTGCCAGTGCTCGAAGTGCTTCAGAGGCACAGATACACCGGAAGACAAGTTCGTGACGACAACGCATGGCAGTGCTGCTTTGGCATCGGCAGAAACAAAAGCACAAACCTTCATGGAATCCGCTTCTGCTCCCGACTGTGAGCCAACAGACGCCATCCGCAAACTGGAATCAGCCATGCATGTCCTGGACCAAACCTCAGCATGGTCCATCTCTAGACAGCCCTATATCTCCATACGGGACGAATTGATCGCATCCTTACTCTCCAGCGGACGCTTCAAAACAGCATTCGTACAAGCCGCAATTCGCTATATCCGTATTGATTCAAAAGTCTACCCCTATAGCTCCCACCCCATCCGCCAAGTGCATGCATGGGCGCTGGCGAAGCTTGCTATCCACCTGTCCCAGGGGATAAATACGAATTCGGATGACGACGTTGCGCTTGAACGCTTCGAGTTGAACTTCAGTCTCATTATCTGGTCGCTGTTGAATGGACTGGTCAATACGGAGTCAGAGAGCTGCACTATGCCTAGTTTTAAGAGGATGGTGCGGTTGGCGTTCTATGAGGTGCATAAGGAGTTTGCTGCGAATGGGTTGGATCCTTCTAACATGGGGGATGAGATTAAGAGGGAGTGGGAGAAGATAGAGGGAGTTGTTTCTGCTACGTTGGAAAAAAAGTGA